A window of the Peptostreptococcaceae bacterium genome harbors these coding sequences:
- the tuf gene encoding elongation factor Tu (EF-Tu; promotes GTP-dependent binding of aminoacyl-tRNA to the A-site of ribosomes during protein biosynthesis; when the tRNA anticodon matches the mRNA codon, GTP hydrolysis results; the inactive EF-Tu-GDP leaves the ribosome and release of GDP is promoted by elongation factor Ts; many prokaryotes have two copies of the gene encoding EF-Tu), protein EMCMPGDNIEMTIELITPIAIEEGLRFAIREGGRTVGAGAVATIIE, encoded by the coding sequence TGAAATGTGCATGCCTGGAGACAACATCGAGATGACGATTGAACTTATCACTCCGATAGCCATCGAAGAAGGCCTCCGATTCGCCATAAGAGAAGGCGGAAGAACAGTAGGAGCAGGCGCGGTAGCAACAAT